The Ostrea edulis chromosome 1, xbOstEdul1.1, whole genome shotgun sequence genomic sequence TACGCAATCATATTAACTGTCAGTATCTGAGCAAGGCAGCTGTCACAAATTGTATGATCTCTGTGGCATCTCAATATCTCACCATGGTGAAGGAGAATGGGGAGGAAGCCATGAAGAAGATCCACAATCACATTCATATCAAAATGGAGGAGGCAGATACCAGTTTGGATGAGAAATCTGATGAGGCAGCTAATGATACAAATGAAGAGGAATCATCAGACACTGCCAGCAATAACGAGGAAAACATTGACGAGTCAGCAGCTGATATCAATCCGGATGAGAAATACACTGAGTCAGGTCTTTACCCTGGACTATATAGGTGTAATGCTTGTAGTAAACTGTTTGATAAAGCACCGGAACTAACAGATCATACGAAAGAACACTCTGAAATTCCTGATGCAAAAACATTTGCTTGCAGTTTGTGCAATATGACTTTTAAGTTCAAAATGAACCTTGTTCGCCATCAGCTTGTTCATGAAGGTAAAACTTCTGGCAGCAACTCTATGGGAACCAGTAAACAGAAGGTCAAGGTGGAACCAGTCAATGACAGTGGAGATCCAAAACGACCTTATATGTGTTCTCAGTGTCCAATGAAGTTCAAATATGCCACAAATCTGGTCAAGCATGAAATTGTTCATTCAGGTGAGTGGAAGTAAATGTGAATGTTGAATACTATCAGATTGATTCTATACTTTGGTATCACAATTCAGAATTTTTTCTacccaggcctggaggttataaaacttataccatactcaaactcaaactcagccatgtttgttttgagtactaTTCTGAGCAAGCTCCAAGCATACTTGAataatcttgagcatgtactccatttgagtatgagaataattttataaaagttttataaccttcactttagAGTATGAGTATgatttagagcacggagtttgagaatgaaaatatgctttaaaaagttttataacctccaggtcAGGTTGATAACAAATTCTTCAGGTCAAAATCTGAACATTTATCACTCGTGACATCTACAgccatattttaaaatgaaatggtgAAATGGCCAAGAGCAGGCTCATCTCAGTCTAACTAAGGTATTTTACAGAATGAAGCAGAAATTAGCTTGCCCAAATTGCATGAGACAACACCAAGTCCTTGGAAAATCAAGGAACACCACTGCACAAGTCAGTTACATGATTGGAACTTGACGATGTGTGGGATCTATTGCTATTACCATTTGACGTTTAGGGGCACTATGCCCCCTCATGTCAAATAGTTAAGCAGTATGttatattgcatatataatCTTGTGTAACTATGACTTGAGCCTGTGTTCTTGGGTCATTTATCATGCTCAGTTTCAGACAATGtgttaaagttttaaatgcaCACAAGTGCAAATCTTCTGGATTGTAaacaaattgatttttttcacaCTTTAAGTCTGCTGTTTGCTTTTGACGTATGTGGTGAGTCTAAGAGATGTGGTGTTTCATCATGCTCTTTGTCATTTATGAATATGCCTTCAGATCAAATATGGAGGAGGTATTATTTTTGGTCTTAATTTTCTTGTATCAGGTGAGCTTTTAGGTCAAAGTAAATGATCGAGGTCAAGGTCAACATGCCAAATTGAATAAGGACAAATTCGGGACAAACACTCCTTGTTATATAGCAAGAAAGCAAAATAAAGTAGTGAATTAGATTTGTTTCatatttagaaattattttccatttgtataggtcaatgaaaaaaaatacattaatgatttgtgaaaaagatttttaaaacattaactTTGATGAAGTATTTTAGTTCTTCAGTGAGATGATGAATTTTAAGCAATTGCGATACATTCATGATTTATTTTGCAGATGATCGTCCATGCAAGTGCTCAGTTTGTGACAAATCTTTTCCTTCCACAACCAACTTGAAAAAACACATGAATATCCACATTGGGTGTAAAGTGCCTTGTAGACACTGTGAGGCAGTCTTTTCTCATGTTGGGGCCCTGAGGAAGCATATCCGACTTCTCCACCCCACAGTACACAGGGAGAGGCTTCTGAAACTGCTGGAAAAACAGGGAAAGCTAGGGGTCAAGGCCCAGAAATACCTAGAGAACAGCTACGAAAATGAGAATAGCAATGGCAAGTCATCTGAGAGAGGGAGCACGTGCAGCAGTTCAAATGAGGGCGAAAAAGAGATAAGGCAGAAAAAGGAGAAGAGAACAAAGACCAGGATTGAAGACGGAATAGATTCCAGGTTCAAGTTCTCCTGTACGATTTGTAAGAAGAGATTCACGGAGTATGTGAATATGTGCAGACATCGCCGTGTGGCTCATGAAGACCCAGAAGAGGAAGGGAGCAGTATTACAAACTCTGATGGAAGCTCGGACTTGGTCAATGTAGTGGAAGAAAACCCTGAGGCTGTAGCAGCCTTCTTTGCAAATGTTGCTTACAATATTGCTGAGAATTTGACATGTTACTTGGATGGAGGACAGGAAGCACTTGAGGCCTACAGTAAGAAGGAAGATGAGGAGGTGGAGGTGGAAAATATGGAGGAAGAAAAGAAAGTGGAAGCAAACCCCAACATTGCTCTGGACCAGTACaacttccctctcagctacaatGCCAGACTGCTCCAAGAGAACTTTGAGTATTGCCCTCTAGATCCATCAGAGTTGATGAAGAAATATGAGAAAGAAGTACCAAACTATTTTGATGTGAACATTGATGAGAATTCTTTGGATGAACGTGGACCAGCTCTCTGCACTCGTCGTCGAAGTTCGAAAGATAGTAAAGATGACAGTAGAGACAGCATATGGGGGAATAGGTTTGATAGAAGTATGACAAACTCTCCAGCCAAATCAGAACGGAGTGAGTCTCCCATGCTAAAGATTGCATCTGTATTCTCAGGGAAGGAGGCAGTCTTGTTGATGCCAGAAACACCCAAAAAAGACTCTCCTGCTGAGAAAGCTGGTCAGAACAACGGGACTATTACCATAGCTCCCCTGGAGGGGAAAACAGATGACCCTTCACAAAAGTCTGGTAATAATTCTGATGAGGAGAAAACAAAGGAAGATGTAGAGACATGTAAAGACAACAATATAGCAAAAGAAGATGACGCTATTAAAACTGATACAGAAGTGGCATCTGAGAAATCTCAGGACACTGACGATCCCATGAAAGCTGAGGATGAAGAGAATATATCAGAAGAGGAAGTCACAAATGATGTTAAGAAGTCTTTGGATGGAGGAAGTACACCAAGTACAAGCTTACAGGATTCAGGAGAGACCAATGCAAGTCCAGGGGACATTAATGGCAATAAAAAACATAAGCAAGAATGTTCAGAAGAAACAGAATTAGAGAAAAGTGATAAATCTGATGACTATGACAGAAGCACTGAGTCAAAGGACAACCAGCTTAACAATGAAAGTGAGCATTTTCCTAGAAAGCATGTATTCAAAATTATGGAGTACAGCAAAATGAAAAAAGGGGGTTTAACAGTGATATGTCACAGTGATCTCCAGAAAGTTCAAAAGAGTGTGAGTGTGAAAGACGGTGATAAATCTGATTCTTTGACAGAAATTGTGAATGAGGATGACAAATCGCATGACCCTGAGGTCTCAGAAAATATCTCAAACTCTACAGCCGGCTCCCAGATTGGAAGTGGATTGGATGACAAACCACCACAGATCAATGACATGTGCAGTGATGACAGTAACTCGGGGATTTTACTGGTGGATCTATTCACTGACTCGGACTCAGAACAAACAAATAAGGACCATGATATGATGCTACAAGGACTGGATTTGGCCAGAGGAACCAAAGCCACGACAGATGAGAAAAAGCCAAGGTCTTTCAGTGCTGGTAATTCTCCTCAACGGAGTCCACTCTACAACTATGAGACGATCATGTTTGGAAAACTAGGAGATACAGCATATGTGTGCTCGGTATGCAAGAGACATTACCCAGACTTTGATAGATTGATCCGACATCAATGGAAGAAACATCCATCTATATATTGTGACTTTATGGAAGTGGAACAAGGATATGAAATAGAAAGTCTATACTACTCGAAGCCATGCAACAGAGGTTTACTGGGTTCTTCAGGGAAAGCCTTGGAGAGAGCTATGAACAGGCCATCATACACATGTACTCGGTGTAGAGGATCATTCAAAAGTGTGGACAGACTTCGGGTTCATATCATTAACTGTGCTACTCCTCAACCATCtcccaagaaaaaaaaatcctactACAAACGCAAAACACCAATCAAATTAGACAATGCAGAGATTGAGAGTCCATCCAAACTGGCTAGTCAGGTGAATGTGAAGGAACTTAACTCTAGAATGACAGAATTATCTTCCAAAAGTGACAAGAAAGAAGACAATGTGGTGAGAGAAAAGTCTGTGAACTCTGAGGAAATTGAACAGGAGGAGAAATCTATAGATGAAATCAGGGTAAGACCAAACACCCCTTTGCAGAAAACAAATGTCGAGAAGAAAGCTACAACAGATACTAAAGTCactcccaagaagaaagaaacaaATGAAGTGAAAGAAAAAACTTTCCTGGAGACAAAAGGCAGTGAGCAGAAGACTCAAAAGTCTCCATCTAGTCAACCTAATGTTAAGAAgaaaaatatgattgaaaagaAAATGCAAGTCAAAGAGAAAAGTAAACATGCTTTGATGTTTAAAGGCAAAGCAACAGGGAAAAGTAAGTCTCCACTAAAAATCCGAACTGATCAAAGCAAGGCTGGAAAATCAATGATGGTAACAGAAAACATTCAGAAGAAGAAGGGTAGGAGAGGACGTGACTTTGTCATCTACAATCCAAGGAATCATGTTCGACGTCGGGAATTGTCAGAGGTTTTAGATAAACAACAGTGTAAAGGCTGTGGAGTCAAATTCAAGACAATCTCCTTGTTAGAGAGACATGTAAAAAAATGTGATGAAAAAGACAAATTCAAGGACATTAAATTAATCAAATCTAACATAAATGAAGCATTTCACCAAAAACAAAGACACATGTGTTTTTATTGTAACAAAGGGTTCATCTATCCCAAATCTCTTATGAACCACTTCAAGGCTTTCTGTTTAGTAAAGAAGGAACGCATGTCTAATGGAGGCTTGTCTGATGAGGACAAATCAACAGAGGCAACCATGATGAAGCGACTTATTCAACAAGAGGAGGATAGAAAAATCACAACAGAAGAATTCACTGAACAGAAAAAGGGAGGCTGGCCTCgtggaaagaaaagaaaacacagaaggAAAAACCACTCCTGGACTGTTATTAAACAAAGGAAGTCATCAGTCTATGGTGTGGAGGTTAGGGCAACTGGGGATGGCACTTGTTCTGTAGAGGAGAATGAAGAGATGGAGGCAtctgaggaggaggaggaggacaCTCTTCATGAACAGACAGGTGACTCTAACATGACACCAAAGAAAGCAAGTAAGTCTGAGCCTGAAGAAGGTAAGGAACAACACAAGAAATCCACCAATTCTCCTCAAAAGTCGGGGGACAAGAAAGAATCCGTTTTATCATCAGCAGATAAAGGCAGTGATGTGTTTGAAGCAGAATCCAAATCCAAGAAAGTGAGAGTGCAAGCAGGACCAGAGTCTGCAACTAAATTAAAAAAGATCAAAGTTACTGCTTCAGGTCTAAAAGGCAAGAAAGAAAGTGAAAGCTCTATAAAAGTGGATTCCTCTGCAATGTCAGGGAGGAAAGTCAGTACGACATCCTTAACGTCCTTAGCAGAGACAGAAAAAAATACAAGAAGTGGGGCAGAATTATCAAGAAAAGGGGGAAGAAGGAAAATTATAAAGAATGACATTCAGGATTCACTAAAGAATACTACATTTCATGAAGAGGTGAAGGGTAAATCTAAAGAAGCAAAAACTAAAAAAGGGAAAAGTGATGGCTCAACCAAAAATGCTCTAATCCTGGAAGGGAAAATGAAGATGGAACAAGAGGAACAATTGTCAAAAGAAGAAGTAACAAAGAACATGGAGGGGAAGGCAAAGAAAAGGAAGATATCTTTTGATAACCCTGACATGAAGTTTATGACAATGAAGAACATTGTGAAGAAGGGAGGGAGTAGGGGTTCACCGGTGAAAACTGTGGAGAAGGAGGTAGAGGAAGAGAGCGAGAAAGTGACTTCTAGCAAACTTACATTCCATATTTATGATTCTGATAGCTTCAAAAAGAAGAAAGCCACAACTACCATAGGGGCAGGGGTGGAAAGGTTCCATATAATACAGCTTAGGGATTTTGTGGGAAAGAGTAACCTTGAGGGAGATAGTCATAAAGTAGGGGAAAAGGGGAGGAAATCTGGGGAAGGGGGAAAAGGGACACAAGGTGGGAGGGATTTGGTGGTAAAGGGGGATCTAGAGAAAGATGTGATGAGAGAGAAAGGATGTCAGACCCCAGGGGAGATCCGTGAAAGTGGAGGGGAGGGATCAGAAAAGAAATCCACAGGATCAAATAAGATTAAAGGAGTTGTGAATAGAAAGCCGGATACACTTCAGTTTCATCAAGTTGATGTAGCTGCCATAAGAACTAAGAAGGGGAGCAAGGCTCTTAAAAGAAAGTGAAattttgttcatgaaaaagATGCTGCAATATTCATAAATCATTTTTGTGATggaaaaaatgcattttatagTTGGACTGTATGGTATATTTACTTGTGTTCCCCCATATTTTGGTGCTCTAATTTTACAGTGTGTCATATGTCAGAGAGAAATTCACTGTACCTATGAATGCTTTTAGAACTTTTATAGAAATATCAATACTAATAAGATTTTGATCCATAGTTTATGAcagatgttttaaaattttgctTTGCAATGCTAACATTccatgtactacatgtatacccTGGCTAGCggcagttctgcagctacatgtTGATCTAAttagtgtgtgtatatatgcaatctaattaaaatcagatcctaagatatCCTCACAATTGCTATAATGGGATCTGATATAACCCCATATGGGGTCACGTCCACATGTTCTTtggcttggaatattcatgagaactatcagccaatcagattgcaccatacagacaatgatggctatttaggcggttcctggcaatttGTAAACAAGTAAGTAGTAATCTCTCTCctacgaagtttattccacactataaaattgtatattctcacaTGAGGAAATTTGAACTGTCACAATAATGTCTAATCTATTCTGtgcatacaaacaacaaaatgtatgataaaaattaaattagattaattgtggatagcGATTTATTTATAAATAGGAATGGGtatgatttgaatagttttcaagatggtttacttaaggaagttagctcctgagcttttgagtacaactgtgcaggatgctacaactattATTtgctggttcaatactgatcccattgttGCAAATATATTACCccatctattgctgaaccctatccagttaaaaaattgtgtcaattcaaattttgaaagggtttgacagggactatattttgtggcggaaggattcactaataaaaaagttctaattctgcatgatattacagtttctgtttcatccaatgtatcatctatttttatacccctatacgtgtatttcagttttataatttataatacaggtagttgagacttggaactagttcaaatattgtgatttattaacttggttgatatatttttccaaagagatcaccgattcttaaaaaagttttaataaatttatacgaaattttgtataaaaattcagtattttcgccaataattcaaaaatttgatctccaacccccactttttaaagttgcattttaaattggaagaccggaccttgaaaattatgtaaaattttatagtTGGACTgtaattgacattactcctaatatatccttttaaactctcaattttgatatcatgaagtttttcgtatatcaagtgcaaaaaggtaattatttccttcaataaaattaatttcttttttcatctgtagtgttagaggacattattatgtatctattttatgtaatgattgatttttgttgcttatgttgtgttgacactaacagaaaaatcaagtttaattgaataaattttaagtgcaaaaaggtcatgtttagaacactatagctcaataacaagcgttgcgaccccagtttttctttttaattacctaattctccttcaatgcaGAAATCAAatatacacttcccaaaaaattgacattactccaaatgtcaggtgcgaactCTTTAATTAACGCCAGGAATATAatgccagtcgacgtaaacggtgcattggaTTTCACATATAGCTATGATGTGTTTTCTTTCGAACCAAGCAAttgcagccattttccttgaattgtgaacactgATGATTTCATAGGTGACACGCTGATTGGCTAAGATAAAGTTCACATAAACATGATCCCAagtcgggttatgtcagatcttcttaTGCAGAGTATACTGCACAGATCTAagaaatctgattttaattagattgtgtatATATGGCTACTTGACATCAATAAGGATGAAAGAGTTGTCCTTCCTGTAATGAATGTTCTTTGTTATGATACTTAAAGGGACATTAGctgtgatggcaaccattttttctcaaaatctctcaatggcataggaatatatgtTGATGACtaatgaaaacatttatttcatacaaaaacaagagaaacctaacaaaactatattagtgtaaagaaatataggaagaattattgtcttgcaattATATGAC encodes the following:
- the LOC125676731 gene encoding uncharacterized protein LOC125676731, which produces MVYGNIPSHIKAPEGVVLKPSKVDRRLIGAWCTNVVKQGSLFGPFKGEIVKENERKKIDFRYAWEVYDLETSELIHIINATDPSKGDWTRYVNCARYLEEQNLVSIQEGTQVFYKAIRDIPAGEELLTWFERRKIRENSNMEKTKEKPSKTKGIPSPKKKTVKRSRSDSSLGLGDNITIGEKRQRKKKKMFGDVEEVSLAELIPKKRSKRSMDSKESSVEDPTTEAITTQIFNSLDVDTIKVYSTTTGGSEFLEADKNKLKEIEDNWRYPPKRREYQFGFQNRIATSVNNRRMYKCNICGGLYRHKFSLKRHYLRNHINCQYLSKAAVTNCMISVASQYLTMVKENGEEAMKKIHNHIHIKMEEADTSLDEKSDEAANDTNEEESSDTASNNEENIDESAADINPDEKYTESGLYPGLYRCNACSKLFDKAPELTDHTKEHSEIPDAKTFACSLCNMTFKFKMNLVRHQLVHEGKTSGSNSMGTSKQKVKVEPVNDSGDPKRPYMCSQCPMKFKYATNLVKHEIVHSDDRPCKCSVCDKSFPSTTNLKKHMNIHIGCKVPCRHCEAVFSHVGALRKHIRLLHPTVHRERLLKLLEKQGKLGVKAQKYLENSYENENSNGKSSERGSTCSSSNEGEKEIRQKKEKRTKTRIEDGIDSRFKFSCTICKKRFTEYVNMCRHRRVAHEDPEEEGSSITNSDGSSDLVNVVEENPEAVAAFFANVAYNIAENLTCYLDGGQEALEAYSKKEDEEVEVENMEEEKKVEANPNIALDQYNFPLSYNARLLQENFEYCPLDPSELMKKYEKEVPNYFDVNIDENSLDERGPALCTRRRSSKDSKDDSRDSIWGNRFDRSMTNSPAKSERSESPMLKIASVFSGKEAVLLMPETPKKDSPAEKAGQNNGTITIAPLEGKTDDPSQKSGNNSDEEKTKEDVETCKDNNIAKEDDAIKTDTEVASEKSQDTDDPMKAEDEENISEEEVTNDVKKSLDGGSTPSTSLQDSGETNASPGDINGNKKHKQECSEETELEKSDKSDDYDRSTESKDNQLNNESEHFPRKHVFKIMEYSKMKKGGLTVICHSDLQKVQKSVSVKDGDKSDSLTEIVNEDDKSHDPEVSENISNSTAGSQIGSGLDDKPPQINDMCSDDSNSGILLVDLFTDSDSEQTNKDHDMMLQGLDLARGTKATTDEKKPRSFSAGNSPQRSPLYNYETIMFGKLGDTAYVCSVCKRHYPDFDRLIRHQWKKHPSIYCDFMEVEQGYEIESLYYSKPCNRGLLGSSGKALERAMNRPSYTCTRCRGSFKSVDRLRVHIINCATPQPSPKKKKSYYKRKTPIKLDNAEIESPSKLASQVNVKELNSRMTELSSKSDKKEDNVVREKSVNSEEIEQEEKSIDEIRVRPNTPLQKTNVEKKATTDTKVTPKKKETNEVKEKTFLETKGSEQKTQKSPSSQPNVKKKNMIEKKMQVKEKSKHALMFKGKATGKSKSPLKIRTDQSKAGKSMMVTENIQKKKGRRGRDFVIYNPRNHVRRRELSEVLDKQQCKGCGVKFKTISLLERHVKKCDEKDKFKDIKLIKSNINEAFHQKQRHMCFYCNKGFIYPKSLMNHFKAFCLVKKERMSNGGLSDEDKSTEATMMKRLIQQEEDRKITTEEFTEQKKGGWPRGKKRKHRRKNHSWTVIKQRKSSVYGVEVRATGDGTCSVEENEEMEASEEEEEDTLHEQTGDSNMTPKKASKSEPEEGKEQHKKSTNSPQKSGDKKESVLSSADKGSDVFEAESKSKKVRVQAGPESATKLKKIKVTASGLKGKKESESSIKVDSSAMSGRKVSTTSLTSLAETEKNTRSGAELSRKGGRRKIIKNDIQDSLKNTTFHEEVKGKSKEAKTKKGKSDGSTKNALILEGKMKMEQEEQLSKEEVTKNMEGKAKKRKISFDNPDMKFMTMKNIVKKGGSRGSPVKTVEKEVEEESEKVTSSKLTFHIYDSDSFKKKKATTTIGAGVERFHIIQLRDFVGKSNLEGDSHKVGEKGRKSGEGGKGTQGGRDLVVKGDLEKDVMREKGCQTPGEIRESGGEGSEKKSTGSNKIKGVVNRKPDTLQFHQVDVAAIRTKKGSKALKRK